The Dermacentor albipictus isolate Rhodes 1998 colony chromosome 2, USDA_Dalb.pri_finalv2, whole genome shotgun sequence genome has a segment encoding these proteins:
- the LOC139055436 gene encoding uncharacterized protein: MAERMVVVTDGDDLPPEEFGEEHGWRSAAVKKNALRVSRRDNTHEAASSQGHRERLNGSRKPISLKHKIIKSSRMPQLPKEHLKIIARPRGGLDVQKTGSARLGRAVAAAAGLTSEQASHDIVCPNATQYIIVLSTASRDNADAYLKMNCITLGIKQYELSTYEAAPHATCKGVIRQIDVSESQADLHRSIVNERNPLALGAKRIKNSETVVIVFDGYKVPNFVFYGSALVKCSLYLRQHDCCYACGRLGHRADVCPAPEDKLCRKCGANNPADNHTCSPTCSLCGGPHATADKICKQRFQLPYIVRRRRRERNAESRKRDPSPAQTSADSEPARTSSRRSRSRSRSRSSCSRSRSRSRSRSRSRGRSRSGSHSRDPQNRVRFEEPAGAGKQGATWADRVRSGGRTAVKQRRPWCLSLCMLSDRCNLVRVGEAVVSN; encoded by the exons ATGGCAGAGAGAATGGTTGTTGTAACGGATGGAGACGATCTTCcgccggaagaatttggtgaagagCACGGCTGGCGCTCCGCCGCTGTCAAGAAAAACGCCCTGCGCGTTTCTCGTCGCGACAACACCCATGAAGCGGCAAGCAGCCAGGGGCACCGCGAGCGTCTCAATGGCAGCAGAAAGCCCATTAGCCTAAAGCACAAGATCATCAAGTCGTCGCGAATGCCTCAGCTCCCGAAGGAACACTTGAAGATTATCGCCCGCCCCAGGGGTGGTCTGGATGTTCAGAAAACGGGCTCCGCTCGGCTTGGTCGGGCCGTCGCCGCCGCGGCAGGACTCACGTCCGAGCAAGCTAGCCAtgacatcgtctgccccaacgcAACACAATATATTATCGTCCTCAGCACCGCGTCTCGTGATAATGCAGATGCTTATCTAAAAATGAATTGCATCACCCTGGGCATCAAGCAGTACGAACTCAGCACTTacgaagccgcaccgcacgccacGTGTAAGGGTGTCATACGTCAAATTGATGTGTCGGAGAGCCAGGCCGACCTGCACAGAAGCATTGTCAACGAGAGAAATCCGTTAGCCCTGGGAGCCAAGCGAATCAAGAATAGCGAAACGGTAGTCATCGttttcgacggctacaaggtCCCCAACTTCGTATTCTACGGCTCGGCGCTAGTCAAGTGCTCCTTGTACCTCAGGCAGCACGACTGCTGCTATGCCTGTGGTAGACTAGGCCACAGAGCCGACGTCTGCCCAGCGCCGGAGGACAAGCTATGCAGGAAATGTGGGGCCAACAACCCCGCCGACAACCACACCTGCTCGCCTACttgcagcctctgcgggggcccgcacgccacagcggacaagatttgcaagcaaaggttccaactCCCGTACATCGTTCGGCGGAGGAGAAGGGAACGAAATGCGGAATCCAGGAAGCGAGACCCGTCACCTGCGCAGACAAGCGCCGACAGCGAACCAGCTAGAACATCGAGCAGGCGCTCCCGCTCAAGAAGCCGCTCGAGGTCCAGCTGTtcccggtccaggtccaggagccgttccaggtccaggtcccgcggccgctccagatcgggaAGCCATTCCCGGGACCCACAGAACAGGGTCCGGTTCGAGGAGCCAGCCGGTGCTGGGAAACAAGGCGCCACTTGGGCAGACAGGGTGCGGAGTGGAGGGAGAACTGCCGTAAAG caaCGGCGTCCGTGGTGCCTAAGCCTCTGCATGCTGTCTGACAGGTGCAACCTCGTAAGGGTCGGAGAGGCAGTAGTCAGCAACTGA